In one Polaribacter sp. ALD11 genomic region, the following are encoded:
- a CDS encoding DUF3820 family protein — protein sequence MIEDRQFLIDLAKMKMPFGKYKGKYLIDLPEHYIVWYKTKGFPNGKLGKQMELVYELQLNGLEDIVRKIRRDFC from the coding sequence ATGATTGAAGACAGACAGTTTCTTATTGATTTAGCAAAAATGAAAATGCCTTTCGGGAAATATAAAGGTAAATATTTAATTGATTTACCAGAGCATTATATTGTCTGGTATAAAACCAAGGGTTTCCCTAACGGAAAACTGGGGAAACAAATGGAATTGGTTTACGAGCTTCAGTTGAATGGTTTAGAAGATATTGTTAGAAAAATTAGGCGAGATTTTTGTTAA
- a CDS encoding mechanosensitive ion channel family protein — protein sequence MNINDLINNPIFTKSASIFFLFLIVYVIVKVLQKATFRIAKDNSSKYKFKKMINFLGYVLFIIGILYLFNTKLSGLGTALGVAGAGIAFALQEVIVSVAGYITVFTSNFYKVGDRVKLGGIKGDIIDIGLLRTTLMEIGDWVDGDLYNGKMVRVANSFVFKEPVYNYSGDFPFLWDEITIPIKTAGDYTYAKETFEKILEDEVGAFAETSQVAWNKMIGTYSIENARVKPMVSMVFDENWMTFTLRYVVDYKSRRGTKAILFDKVLSAIKASNGKIEVGSAAFEITTFPKK from the coding sequence ATGAACATTAACGATCTAATAAACAATCCGATTTTCACTAAATCGGCATCTATATTTTTCCTTTTTTTAATTGTCTATGTAATTGTAAAAGTTTTACAAAAAGCAACTTTTAGAATAGCAAAAGACAATAGTTCTAAATACAAGTTTAAAAAAATGATTAATTTTTTAGGCTATGTTCTATTTATTATAGGAATTTTATACCTTTTTAACACTAAATTGTCTGGTTTAGGCACTGCTTTAGGTGTTGCTGGTGCAGGTATTGCATTTGCTTTACAAGAAGTAATTGTTAGTGTTGCTGGTTACATTACCGTTTTTACAAGTAACTTTTATAAAGTTGGCGATCGCGTAAAGTTAGGAGGCATTAAAGGAGATATTATAGATATTGGTTTGTTAAGAACTACTTTAATGGAAATTGGCGATTGGGTAGATGGAGATTTGTATAACGGAAAAATGGTTAGAGTGGCGAACAGTTTTGTTTTTAAAGAACCCGTTTATAATTATTCGGGAGACTTCCCTTTCCTTTGGGATGAAATAACGATACCCATAAAAACAGCAGGAGATTATACATATGCAAAAGAAACTTTTGAAAAAATATTAGAAGATGAAGTTGGTGCTTTTGCAGAAACATCTCAAGTTGCTTGGAACAAGATGATAGGAACGTATAGCATTGAAAATGCACGAGTAAAACCAATGGTTTCTATGGTTTTTGATGAAAATTGGATGACTTTTACCTTAAGATATGTTGTAGATTATAAATCTAGAAGAGGCACAAAAGCTATTTTATTTGATAAGGTTTTATCGGCAATAAAAGCATCTAACGGAAAAATAGAAGTAGGTTCTGCTGCTTTTGAAATTACTACTTTTCCTAAAAAATAA
- the kdsA gene encoding 3-deoxy-8-phosphooctulonate synthase, whose product MILSEIPNIKHLDANNFFLLAGPCAIESEEMALRIAEKVISITDKLAIPYIFKGSFKKANRSRIDSFTGIGDEKALKILRKVSETFNVPTVTDIHEVSDAAKAAEYVDVLQIPAFLVRQTDLVVAAARTGKVVNLKKGQFMSPSAMKHAVQKVKDAGSNKAWITDRGTMFGYQDMIVDFRGIPEMREFAPTILDVTHSLQQPNQTAGVTGGRPEMIETIARAGIVNNVDGLFIETHFDPANAKSDGANMLHLDNLEALLTNLVAIRKTINNL is encoded by the coding sequence ATGATTTTATCTGAAATTCCGAATATAAAACACTTAGACGCGAACAACTTTTTTTTACTAGCAGGACCTTGTGCTATAGAAAGTGAAGAAATGGCACTTAGAATTGCTGAAAAAGTAATTTCTATAACAGACAAATTAGCCATTCCTTATATTTTTAAAGGAAGTTTTAAAAAAGCAAACAGAAGTAGAATTGATAGTTTTACAGGAATTGGAGATGAAAAAGCATTAAAAATTTTACGCAAAGTTTCTGAAACTTTTAATGTACCAACAGTTACAGATATTCATGAAGTTTCTGATGCTGCAAAGGCTGCAGAATATGTAGATGTTTTACAAATACCTGCGTTTTTAGTACGCCAGACAGATTTAGTAGTGGCTGCTGCAAGAACAGGAAAGGTTGTAAACTTAAAAAAAGGACAATTTATGAGTCCGTCTGCAATGAAACACGCAGTACAAAAAGTAAAAGATGCTGGCTCTAATAAAGCGTGGATTACAGATAGAGGAACCATGTTTGGCTACCAAGATATGATTGTAGATTTTAGAGGAATTCCTGAAATGCGCGAATTTGCACCTACAATTTTAGATGTTACACATTCTTTACAACAACCAAATCAAACTGCAGGAGTTACTGGTGGTAGACCAGAAATGATTGAAACAATTGCAAGAGCAGGAATTGTAAATAATGTAGATGGGTTGTTTATTGAAACACATTTTGATCCTGCAAACGCAAAATCTGATGGTGCTAATATGTTACATTTAGACAATCTAGAAGCGCTTTTAACAAATTTAGTTGCCATTAGAAAAACGATTAATAATTTATAA
- a CDS encoding DUF1801 domain-containing protein has translation MKPAEEYILNQPEPFKSILMHLQILIETTFPEVDLQFKWKIPFYYLDEKPFCYLNPSKNKGYVDVVFWVSAHLTKYNEFLISENRKVVKSLRYFNIDDISEEILLSVLEEAHQLKDKGFYKRK, from the coding sequence ATGAAGCCAGCAGAAGAATATATCTTAAATCAACCAGAACCATTTAAATCTATTTTAATGCATTTACAAATCTTAATTGAGACAACTTTTCCTGAAGTAGATTTGCAGTTTAAGTGGAAAATACCTTTTTATTATTTAGATGAAAAGCCATTTTGTTATTTAAATCCGTCTAAAAATAAAGGATATGTAGATGTTGTTTTCTGGGTTTCTGCACATCTAACAAAATACAATGAATTTTTAATTTCAGAAAACAGAAAAGTAGTAAAATCGTTACGCTATTTTAATATTGACGATATTAGTGAAGAAATATTATTATCTGTTTTAGAGGAAGCACATCAGCTAAAAGATAAAGGTTTTTATAAAAGGAAATAA
- a CDS encoding glycosyltransferase: protein MKKIIVTVTNDLSTDQRVAKVCNTLISNNFEVLLLGRKLKNSKNLKRNYQTKRFRLLFNAGFLFFAEYNFRLFFYLLFTKKDILLSNDLDTLLPNYLVGKIQNKKIVFDSHELFPEIPELVNRPKVKKTWLALEKWMLPRLRNNYTVCNSIAGFYKKKYNCSFETIMNLPTEKKVELGEFPFKINGKKIILYQGAINVGRGLEKIIETMNFLENHLLVIIGEGDIYKLLKDKVSSENLNNKVVFLGKITPSELHKLTPLAHLGISLEEDLGLNYRFALPNKIFDYIQAEVPILVSNLPEMSTIIKNYNVGEIVKNRDAKKLANQIEQILKKDFSKELKLAKAELIWEKQEQKLLAIFNHLK from the coding sequence TTGAAAAAAATTATAGTCACAGTTACAAATGATTTATCTACAGACCAAAGAGTAGCTAAGGTTTGCAATACTTTAATTAGTAATAATTTTGAAGTTTTATTACTAGGTAGAAAACTTAAAAACAGTAAAAATTTAAAACGAAATTACCAAACTAAAAGATTCCGTTTACTTTTTAATGCTGGTTTTCTTTTTTTTGCAGAATATAACTTTCGCCTTTTTTTCTATTTATTATTCACAAAAAAAGATATTCTATTATCTAATGACTTAGATACTTTATTACCAAATTATTTAGTTGGTAAGATTCAAAATAAAAAAATTGTTTTTGATAGTCATGAGCTTTTTCCGGAAATACCTGAACTTGTAAACAGACCTAAAGTTAAAAAAACTTGGCTTGCTTTAGAAAAATGGATGCTTCCAAGACTTCGAAATAACTATACTGTTTGCAATAGTATTGCTGGTTTTTATAAAAAAAAATACAATTGTTCTTTTGAAACGATCATGAATCTTCCAACTGAAAAAAAAGTTGAGCTTGGTGAATTTCCTTTTAAAATAAATGGTAAAAAAATTATTTTATATCAAGGAGCCATTAATGTAGGAAGAGGCTTAGAAAAGATAATAGAAACAATGAATTTTCTAGAAAATCATCTTTTGGTAATTATTGGCGAAGGAGACATCTATAAACTTCTAAAAGATAAAGTTTCCTCAGAAAACCTCAACAACAAAGTTGTTTTTTTAGGAAAAATCACTCCGAGTGAGTTACATAAATTAACACCACTTGCGCATTTAGGCATTAGCCTAGAAGAAGATTTAGGACTGAATTATAGATTTGCTTTGCCAAACAAAATATTCGACTATATACAGGCAGAAGTGCCTATTTTGGTTTCTAACTTACCAGAGATGAGTACAATTATTAAAAATTATAATGTAGGTGAAATTGTTAAAAACAGAGATGCAAAGAAACTTGCAAATCAAATTGAACAAATCTTAAAAAAAGATTTCTCTAAAGAATTAAAATTAGCCAAAGCAGAATTAATTTGGGAAAAACAAGAACAAAAATTACTTGCCATCTTCAATCATTTAAAATAA
- a CDS encoding 2OG-Fe(II) oxygenase, which translates to MGKTRKEISLLILQELYKEKENLKKQFLETKNSIGYFYIDDILPKKLALEIHANFPATEETVKRKSLKEFKFTAFQMDRYDALLEEVIYAFQDEKIIQFIAEICDLEKIYGDEFLYAGGLSLMKKDNFLNPHLDNSHDKDRNRWRVLNLLYYVTPDWAFENGGNLEIWPNGLDNKPITIQSKFNRLVVMTTHQKSWHSVSKVEKNATRCCVSNYYFSNEPLLVSDKFHVTTFRGRSSEKVKDIILQVDNKLRSGLRKVFKKGIRKNPHQYKK; encoded by the coding sequence ATGGGGAAGACTAGAAAAGAAATCTCTTTATTAATTTTACAGGAACTGTATAAAGAAAAAGAGAATCTAAAGAAACAATTTTTAGAGACTAAAAATAGTATTGGTTATTTTTATATTGATGATATTTTACCTAAAAAATTAGCTTTAGAAATTCATGCTAATTTTCCTGCAACAGAAGAAACCGTAAAAAGGAAAAGTTTAAAAGAATTCAAATTTACAGCTTTTCAAATGGATAGGTATGATGCACTTTTAGAAGAAGTAATTTATGCGTTTCAAGATGAAAAAATCATTCAATTCATTGCTGAAATTTGTGATTTAGAAAAAATATATGGTGATGAGTTTTTATACGCTGGAGGATTATCACTAATGAAAAAAGATAATTTTCTAAACCCACATTTAGACAATTCTCATGACAAAGATAGGAACAGGTGGCGTGTTTTAAACTTACTATATTACGTAACACCCGATTGGGCGTTTGAAAATGGTGGCAATTTAGAAATTTGGCCAAATGGTTTGGATAACAAACCAATAACAATACAAAGTAAGTTTAATAGATTGGTTGTAATGACAACTCACCAAAAATCTTGGCATTCTGTTAGTAAAGTGGAAAAAAATGCTACAAGGTGTTGTGTTTCTAATTATTATTTTTCTAATGAACCTTTATTAGTGTCAGATAAATTTCATGTAACAACCTTTAGAGGTAGATCTTCAGAAAAAGTAAAAGACATAATTCTTCAAGTTGATAATAAATTACGCTCTGGCTTAAGAAAAGTTTTTAAAAAGGGGATTAGAAAAAACCCACACCAGTACAAAAAGTAA
- a CDS encoding NAD(P)-dependent oxidoreductase: MKFGIIKERKNPPDRRVVFSPEKLQEFKNQFRKAEVLVESSEIRVFSDDQYKDAGLEITKDMSDCDVLFGVKEVPIEALIKNKKYFFFSHTIKKQPYNRKLLNAVLDKNIELYDHETIIQENGARLIGFGRYAGIVGAYNGFRSIGLKNESFNLPKAETLDSQQELIEELNKIDLPNFKILLTGNGKVAYGAKEMLDAMSIKKVSVEDYLSKNFNEPVYCLIDVLDYNKRNDGKIVDNIDFYNNPEMYTSDFMRFAKVTTFFIAGHFYGNGAPYLFTRDNAKSLDFNIKFVADISCDVDGPVASTLRASTIADPIYGYNPQTESEVSYKDKDVIVVMAVDNLPCELPKDASEGFGEMFLENVIPAFFNNDKDGVLERAKMTENGKLTKRFSYLQDYIEGKE, from the coding sequence ATGAAGTTTGGCATTATAAAAGAGCGTAAAAATCCACCAGATAGAAGAGTCGTTTTTTCACCAGAAAAACTACAAGAATTTAAAAATCAATTTAGAAAGGCAGAGGTTCTTGTAGAAAGTTCAGAGATTCGTGTTTTTTCTGATGATCAATATAAAGATGCAGGATTAGAAATTACAAAAGACATGTCTGATTGCGACGTATTATTTGGTGTGAAAGAAGTACCAATTGAAGCATTAATCAAAAATAAAAAGTATTTTTTCTTTAGTCATACAATTAAAAAACAGCCATATAATAGAAAGTTATTAAATGCAGTTCTAGACAAGAATATAGAATTGTATGACCATGAAACTATTATCCAAGAAAACGGAGCTCGCTTAATTGGCTTCGGTCGTTATGCCGGTATTGTTGGTGCCTATAATGGTTTCAGGTCAATTGGTTTAAAAAACGAATCGTTTAATTTACCAAAGGCAGAAACTTTAGATAGTCAGCAAGAATTAATAGAAGAATTGAATAAAATTGATTTACCTAATTTTAAAATCCTTTTAACTGGAAATGGTAAAGTAGCTTATGGTGCTAAAGAGATGCTAGATGCTATGAGTATTAAAAAAGTTTCTGTAGAAGATTATTTATCTAAAAACTTTAATGAACCGGTATATTGTTTAATTGATGTTTTAGATTATAACAAACGTAATGACGGAAAAATCGTTGATAATATTGATTTTTATAATAATCCTGAAATGTACACCTCAGATTTTATGCGTTTTGCAAAGGTTACTACTTTCTTTATTGCTGGTCATTTCTACGGAAATGGAGCACCCTATTTATTTACCAGAGATAATGCGAAATCGCTAGATTTTAACATCAAGTTTGTAGCAGATATTTCTTGTGATGTAGATGGTCCTGTTGCTTCAACACTAAGGGCATCTACAATTGCAGACCCAATATATGGGTATAATCCACAGACCGAATCTGAAGTGAGTTATAAGGATAAAGATGTTATTGTTGTTATGGCTGTAGATAATTTACCTTGTGAATTACCAAAAGATGCAAGTGAAGGTTTTGGCGAAATGTTTTTAGAAAATGTAATTCCTGCCTTTTTTAACAACGATAAAGATGGAGTTCTAGAACGTGCTAAAATGACAGAAAACGGGAAGCTTACCAAACGTTTTTCATATTTACAAGATTATATTGAAGGAAAAGAATAA
- a CDS encoding glycosyltransferase — protein sequence MISVLIPTYKYNCFPFVQELHNQLTEAAIRFQIICLDDGSKPDFNIENNGINKLSNSHFRSLDKNIGRSAIRNLLIKESFFDWLLFLDADGFPKNDNFIQLYVDYIHSKTDFVGFIGGRIHKKEESKNLRVKFGTDREELSVVLRNKNPYRFLFTSNILLKKSVFNKIKFNEDLKGYGYEDVLLGNSIRDKDYKILHINNPVYHLQIENNTVFINKTKQGLTNLFFLENEKLITENDIKLLKYFHKIEDLKLDGFFKNKVNFFIKMAVKTSNLVFYDLFKLSYLCYLKEVKKYGED from the coding sequence ATGATTTCTGTATTAATACCTACATATAAATACAATTGCTTTCCTTTCGTGCAAGAATTGCACAATCAATTAACTGAAGCTGCTATCAGATTTCAAATTATTTGTTTAGATGATGGTTCAAAACCTGACTTTAATATTGAGAATAATGGCATTAATAAATTATCGAATTCTCATTTTAGATCATTAGATAAAAATATTGGTAGAAGTGCTATTAGAAATCTTCTAATAAAAGAATCTTTTTTTGATTGGTTGCTTTTTTTAGATGCTGATGGTTTCCCTAAAAACGATAATTTTATACAATTATATGTAGATTATATACATTCAAAAACAGATTTTGTAGGTTTTATTGGAGGTAGGATTCATAAAAAAGAAGAATCAAAAAATTTAAGAGTCAAATTTGGCACAGATAGAGAAGAATTGTCTGTTGTGTTGAGAAATAAAAATCCTTATCGTTTTTTATTTACATCAAATATCTTACTTAAAAAAAGTGTTTTTAATAAAATAAAATTCAATGAAGATTTAAAAGGTTATGGCTATGAAGATGTGCTTTTAGGAAATTCAATTCGAGATAAAGATTACAAAATTTTACATATTAACAACCCTGTTTATCATTTACAAATAGAGAATAACACTGTTTTTATAAACAAAACAAAACAAGGGTTAACGAATTTATTTTTTTTAGAAAATGAGAAATTAATTACTGAAAACGATATTAAACTTTTAAAATATTTTCATAAAATAGAAGATTTAAAATTAGATGGTTTTTTTAAAAATAAAGTTAATTTTTTTATTAAAATGGCAGTAAAGACTTCTAATTTAGTTTTTTACGATTTATTTAAATTAAGTTATTTATGTTATTTAAAAGAGGTGAAAAAGTATGGGGAAGACTAG
- a CDS encoding cell division ATP-binding protein FtsE: MSNLVLQLENADIYQRDNLVLSKVNLTINKGDFYYLIGKTGSGKSSLMKTLYGDLSLQKGTGSIVDFDLKQLKEKEIPFLRRKIGIVFQDFKLLNDRNVFDNLKFVLKATGWKDKELMKNKIHEVLGKVGLKSQYYKKTFELSGGEQQRVAIARALLNDPELILADEPTGNLDPKTSMEVMELLNEIHKSGKTILMATHDYQLIVKFKQKTLKCEGGELFEVAQQATV, encoded by the coding sequence ATGAGCAATCTTGTTTTACAATTAGAAAATGCAGACATTTATCAAAGAGATAATTTAGTTCTTTCTAAAGTGAATTTAACCATTAATAAAGGAGATTTCTATTATTTAATAGGAAAGACAGGAAGCGGTAAAAGTAGTTTAATGAAGACTTTGTATGGAGATTTAAGTCTGCAAAAAGGAACAGGAAGCATTGTAGATTTCGATTTAAAACAGTTAAAAGAAAAGGAAATTCCGTTTTTAAGAAGAAAAATTGGAATTGTTTTTCAAGATTTTAAGTTGTTAAACGACAGAAACGTTTTCGATAACTTAAAATTTGTACTAAAAGCAACTGGTTGGAAAGATAAAGAATTGATGAAAAATAAAATTCATGAAGTTTTAGGTAAGGTTGGTTTAAAATCTCAATACTATAAAAAAACGTTTGAACTTTCTGGAGGAGAACAACAAAGAGTAGCTATTGCAAGAGCACTTTTAAATGATCCAGAATTAATTTTGGCAGATGAACCAACAGGAAATTTAGACCCAAAAACATCTATGGAAGTGATGGAGCTTTTAAATGAAATTCATAAAAGTGGAAAAACCATTTTAATGGCCACGCATGATTATCAATTAATTGTAAAGTTCAAGCAAAAAACATTAAAATGTGAAGGTGGTGAGTTGTTTGAAGTTGCGCAGCAAGCTACTGTTTAA